CGGCTTGCGGATCCTGCAGGGGCTCTGCATGGCCTCGGCCTTCACGCTGACTTTGGCCTATCTGGCGGAGCGCAGCAGCGCCCGGGACGCGGTCGCCGCCTCGGCCGCCTACATCACGGGCAATGTCGCCAGCAATCTGTTCGGCCGGCTGTTGTCGGCGGCGGTTGCCGAGCATTGGGGTTTGGCCACGAACTTCTATCTCTTCGCCGCCCTCAATCTCCTGGGCGCGCTGCTGGTTGCCGTGAGCCTGCGCCGCGCCGTTCCCATGGAGCGCCCCGCCATGGCGCGTTCGCCGCTGTCGATCTGGACCGAGCATCTGCGCAACCGTCCCTTGCGCGCGAGCTTCGGCGTGGGTTTCTGCATCCTCTTCGCCTTCATCGGCACCTTCACCTTCGTCAATTTCGTATTGGTGCGGGCGCCGCTTGCGATCGGCCCGATGCAGCTGGGTTTCGTCTACTTCGTCTTCCTGCCGGCGATCCTGACGACGCCCTTGGCCGGGCGCGCGGCCCATCGCTTCGGCACGCGCAAGACTGTGGGCGGTGCCTTGCTCCTCGCTGCCCTCGGTCTGCCCCTGCTGCTGCTGCCGAATATCGTCGCTGTCCTGGTGGGGTTGGCCCTGATCGGCGTCGGCACCTTCTTCGCGCAAGCCGCCGCCACCGGCTTCATCGGCCGGGCCGCGACCACCGACCGGGGCTCCGCCAGCGGAATCTATCTCGCCTGTTATTTCGGCGGCGGCCTGGTCGGCACGGCGCTGCTGGGTCAGGTCTTCGACGGGTTGGGGTGGGAAGCCTGCGTCTTCGGCATCGGGATCGCGCTCGCCGCCGGCATGGCTCTGGCGTTCTGCCTGAAGAAACATTCCAAGCCGGCCGAGGCTCCGGGCGCCTGACCATCGAAGACAAGACGGGCGGCGCTTCATCGGCTAGGCTCGGGACTCCTGATCTTCGAGGGGAAGCCGATGCGTCTCGTCATTGCCGCCATGAAGCATGAAACCAACACCTTCTCTCCGGTGCCGACGCCGCTGGCGCGGTTCGGCAAGGCGGGCGACGAACTGCTCGAAGGGAAAGCGGCCTACAAGGCCCTGAAGGGTACTGGTGCCGGGGTCGCGGCCTTCATCGATCTCGCTGAGCAGCATGGCGCCGAGTTCGAGATCGCGATCTCGGCCGAGGCCTGGCCCTCGGGGCCCGTCGAGGACGAGGCCTATGAATATATCTGCAACAAGATCTGCCGTGCGGTCGCGAAGGGTTGCGACGCGCTGCTCCTGGATCTCCATGGCGCGATGGTGACGCGCTCGCGTGAGGATGGCGAAGGCGAGCTGCTGTCGCGGCTGCGGAAGCTGGCACCCCGTTTGCCCATCGGCGTCTCGCTCGACATGCACACCAACTTTTATCCGGCGATCGCCGAGAATGCGACGGTGATTGCCGGCTACCAGACCTATCCCCATATCGACACCTACGAGACCTCGATGCGGGCGGCGAAGCCGATCTTCGCCATGCTCAAGGGCGAGGCGCGCCCGACCATGGCCTGGGGCAACCGCCCGATGCTGCCGCATGTCATGCGCCAGGGGAGCGACGATTTCCCCAACAGGGATCTCCAGGCGATGGCCCGGCGGATGGAGCGGGAAGGGGCGCTCTGCGCCACCCTCTTCACCGGCTTCCCCCATGCCGATATCTCGCAGGCCGGCTTGTCGGCCGTGGTGGTGACGAACGACGACCCGGACCTGGCCAGGCGTTATCGCGACGAGCTCCTCGATTTCGCCTGGACCCACCGCGAGGCCTTCGTCTATCGCCTCGAACCGCTGGAGGAGTCGCTGGCGCGGGCCAAGGCCGCGACCGAGTTCCCGGTGGTCCTGCTCGATCACTACGACAATTGCGCCTCGGGCGGCACCATGGACACGATGAAGGTCCTGGGCGCCATCCTCGATTCAGGGCTGGAGGATGTGGCGGCCTTCGCGATCCATGATCCGGCGGCGGTCAAGACGCTGATCGCGGCCGGTGTCGGCGCCAAGGTCTCGGTTCCCTTGGGCGGCAAGCTCGACATGCCCTCGATCAAGCGCAAGGGCGAGCCGCGCGAGGTCACGGGCACCGTCAAGCTCATCTCCAACGGGCAGTTCCGCAATCGCGGCAAGGCCTGGCACGGGATGCTGATGGATATGGGGACGGCGGTGGTGCTCGATACGGGCAAGGTCGAGATCGTGGTCATCTCGAAACATCTCGAGCCTTTCGACCTCGGCTGCTTCACGTCGCTGGGGATCGATCCCACGGCGAAGAAATATCTGATGCTGAAGAGCCGGGTCCATTATCGCGCCGGCTTCAAGGCGATCGCGAAACAGATCATCGAATGCGCCGGCGTCGGCGTGTGCACCTCCGACTATTCCATGCTCGATTTCAAGCATGTGCGCCGGCCGATCTACCCGCTCGACAACCTGAACGATCCGAACCCGTAGGGAAAAGACTGGGCCACTTCGTATTATCAAGAGGCTTTTGCTCAGGAAAATTTCAGATCTGAGTGGCCTTCTAAGCACTCGATATAGTACGTCAGCGCAGGCTTGGCAGACGCGGAAAAGCATGTCGCACTGGACTAATGGGTGACTAGTGCCGTTCGTAGCTACTCATCTCATTGCGCATGTCGTGGAGATTACAGGCGAGATAGGTATCGAAGAGGTCCAGCAGTTCCCGTTCCCGCCCGCTGTCGCCTTCCGTTGCTCGGTAAAGCTCGATAAGAAGACGTCCTAGATGATGGCCAGTCATGTAGTGGCCTTGGAGGCCTTCCTTCGTCCAGACCGGGTAGAGCGCCAGTATCCGGTGGAGCATCTCGAACGCTAGGTCTGGGTAGCGATCAACACGCTCCTCCAGTGCGCGAACCAAGTCGTCAGAATGCTCTTCAAATGTCGCCGAGCTCAGGTATGCTCTTACAAGGCTTGACCGATCCGTCTGCCCATCCAGGACTTCGCCCCAGTTCATATGATTAAGCTCGTCCCGCACCACTTTCTCGCGGTCATCAACTAGCACGAAAAGCCACCGAGCAGCGCGGTCGCCAACTTTGTCTGATGTCAGGTTGCAAGAGCCGCGAAAAGCCGCGACCTGCCGCCGGAGCACATCATTAGCCGCGCTATCGAGAAACGCGGCACTTGCTGTGTCATCATCCAGCGCATTTCCGGATTCAAGGAAAAGTCCGAGAACCCTCAGTTCCTTGTCCTTGGAGGCAATCAAATGCTGAACGATATCCGTTGCCTGATCGGGATAGCTGAAGCTGATCCATCGCAGCATGTGGTGTCCGGGTTGAGACCGCATAAACTTTAGATCACGGCTAGCGATCCGCTTTAGAAGGTCGATCCCCCGTTCGGCATCATGCTTCGCAATGGAGTTTACAGTGTGCATCATGCACATCAAAACAGATACAAGTGGCTCCGCATCGACTCGGCGTTCGACAAGCGTCGCGACGTCATCAAAAGTGCTGGGGTCATTCCACAGAACAGTAGCAAGAG
The nucleotide sequence above comes from Hypericibacter terrae. Encoded proteins:
- a CDS encoding MFS transporter codes for the protein MTMIAKSSPTPMAMLAAIAGPAAFRTLIIGIVAFLTVVDLFATQAILPTLTRAYDVSPAAMGFAVNASTIGMALAGLGIALVSRRIDRRRGILVSLMLLSIPTALLAVAPTLAVFTGLRILQGLCMASAFTLTLAYLAERSSARDAVAASAAYITGNVASNLFGRLLSAAVAEHWGLATNFYLFAALNLLGALLVAVSLRRAVPMERPAMARSPLSIWTEHLRNRPLRASFGVGFCILFAFIGTFTFVNFVLVRAPLAIGPMQLGFVYFVFLPAILTTPLAGRAAHRFGTRKTVGGALLLAALGLPLLLLPNIVAVLVGLALIGVGTFFAQAAATGFIGRAATTDRGSASGIYLACYFGGGLVGTALLGQVFDGLGWEACVFGIGIALAAGMALAFCLKKHSKPAEAPGA
- a CDS encoding M81 family metallopeptidase encodes the protein MRLVIAAMKHETNTFSPVPTPLARFGKAGDELLEGKAAYKALKGTGAGVAAFIDLAEQHGAEFEIAISAEAWPSGPVEDEAYEYICNKICRAVAKGCDALLLDLHGAMVTRSREDGEGELLSRLRKLAPRLPIGVSLDMHTNFYPAIAENATVIAGYQTYPHIDTYETSMRAAKPIFAMLKGEARPTMAWGNRPMLPHVMRQGSDDFPNRDLQAMARRMEREGALCATLFTGFPHADISQAGLSAVVVTNDDPDLARRYRDELLDFAWTHREAFVYRLEPLEESLARAKAATEFPVVLLDHYDNCASGGTMDTMKVLGAILDSGLEDVAAFAIHDPAAVKTLIAAGVGAKVSVPLGGKLDMPSIKRKGEPREVTGTVKLISNGQFRNRGKAWHGMLMDMGTAVVLDTGKVEIVVISKHLEPFDLGCFTSLGIDPTAKKYLMLKSRVHYRAGFKAIAKQIIECAGVGVCTSDYSMLDFKHVRRPIYPLDNLNDPNP